DNA from Rubripirellula lacrimiformis:
GCCAACGATTGCTCCAGCGAGCCCAAGTCCATCGGTGAATCGTCACCATCCGGAACGACATCAACCACAACCCCATTTGCGCTCAGTTTCTGCAGCGGCCCATACACTGCGTGGTGCTCCCACCGGCTGGTCAAAACATGGCTGCCCGCGGGCAAGTCAACGCTCGCAACCGCCGTGGAAAGCGACGAAGTGCATCCCGGCGTCAGCAGCAACTGATCTGGATCAGCCACGCCAAAGAACCGACACACCGCCGCATGTGCTTTCAAAAACCGATCCGGCCATTCCACCGGATGCGCCCGCATCGCTTCACAAACCGCATCCGCCACCGGCGTCGGCACCGGCCAGCTCGTCCCGGCATGATTCAAGTAAATCGGTTCTATCATGTTTCCTGTTCAATCCGCGTATTGAAACGACTGTGCCAAAACTCGTGATGCCTTGGGAACGAAAACACTGGTCGACAACATTCCGACCCGAAGTGATCTTCCGCGAAGACGACGTTCCCAGACCACGCAAAGGAACTGGTTCAAGTCCCGCTGAACAAAGCAGCGGGCGGCCCGACTGAGTCGGAATCGAGGAATCGACGGTCAAAATCTAACGTGCGCCGGCGATCTGCACCTCGCGTCCCGTGGATCTAACGACGATGGGCATAAAAAATCCAGATCGCCGACCTAGCCGATTTGCCAAGAAGGCTCTACCGCCATATCCGCTGGCAATTCAAGCAGCAAGCATCAAGTCCTTTCCCTATGTCGAACATCCACATACCGCTTTGGCCACTGCGGAATACATCCGTCGTCGTAGACGACACCACAAGTCCGTTCAGAAAACGTTCCAACCTGCACCGTCGTGGGATTCGCTAGAATTCGCGACCATCGGGTACGCGGAGTAACGCAATTCTGGCGATTCCCACGATGGCCCTCCCGATAGGTATTCATCGTGCGTTGCGTTGCGACTAGAAGCCGTTTTCAATGACGACTTCATCGAGCGGGAGTTGGCCAGGTTTTGGCCATGCTTCCTTCGTGCCTTTGCCGATCGCGACCATCGGCCCCATCACGTGATCGTCGGGAAGATGGATCAGTTTTGCGACCTCTTCGATGTCGAAGCCAATCATGGGGCAGGATTGGTACCCCATGCCTTGTGCGGCCAGCATCATCGTTTGCATCGCAATGCCGATCGAGCGTTGGGCTTCGTCGCGCTGCAACCACTCACGACCATCATGGAACGGTCCCATCCAATTGACCAACATCTCAGCGACGTCCTTCGGCGCGTTCGCAAAGTAACGCGCTGGATCCTTCTGCCAGGCCTTCATGTCGGCCGTAAACAGGACCAACAGCGACGCGTCCGTCATCTGAGCCTGGTCGTTCCCGAAGTCCTTACGAATCTTCGCACGCAGATCGGGATCGCGCAGGATCACGAACCGCCAGTGCTGGATATTGAAGCTGGTGGGAGCCTGGATGGTGGTTTCGAGCAGTTCCGTTTCCTCAGCCGCCGTCATTTTGTGGTCGGCATCAAAGTGCTTCACGGCTCGACGATTGAAGATGGCGTCTTTGACTTGCATTTCGGATTTCTCGGGGAGGAGGGGGGGAACTGGATTGTTTGGAATCTTGGACAATCTCTTTGTATCGGACGTATCCGGCTAGCACGACGGGGGAAACGACAACCAAATTCATCCGATACCACGGCAGGACTGATCCACATGGAACCCCGCATCGCAAAGAGAGAGATATTTCATTTACTTTTCCGGCAGCGATCGATCAGCTGCCGGTTCCACTTAAGATCCCCAGAGCCAATCAACGGGATTGCCCCCACGGGCCCAGAACTTCGCATGCTAGCCGCTTCTGCGGTAAGGGATCAGAAAGTCGGAAGCCAGTAGTGGCGATCCCCCCCTGCACTTTCGCTTGTTCGTTGACCGACCGCCAAGATGCGTGCCTTACGAAGAAAGATTCTCAGCCGACCTCTAGAACCAAGCTATCCGCCCGAATCGACCGCAAATTGCGGGGGAACGATTGCTGTCCAAAGGACTTCGACCATCCGAGACACTGGGCTGTGCAAGTCGGCGGCCGCCCTTTCCTAACGCAAGCATTGACAACCTGCCCTATTGCTGTACCATACAGCTATCCAGCTTGTTTGATCTCTTTCCGCGATCTCCATGAACAAGCGTGCAACCTCAACTCGCATCCATTCAGCGATATGTCTTCACCCGAGCAACGCCGCGTTCGACTTCCACGCCTCGCCTTGGTGACTCGAATCATCTTTGCACTCTTCCTATTCGGCACGGGGTGCATGACGATGGGTTTCGGCGTAAACGGATATCCGGTTGGCGACCCGCCAAATGAACTCGATCAATTCATGATCGCGCTGCAGCAGACAGGCTATCTGATCTTTTGGGTTGGCTTGTTCAAGACAGTCGCTGGCGGGTTCATGTTCTTCCCGCGAACTGCACCACTGGCGATCCTGATGTCGCTTCCGTATGCGTTCAACATACTTCTATACGTGATCTTCTTTGCACATCAATACCTCGTCATCGGGCTTCCCGATTTCGCAGCCTGTGCGCTGCTGATCTACTGCTACTTTGATTGGTATCGCCCCATTTTCGCTGGGCCTACGCCCGTCTCGAACCCGGACCAACGCGGAGTCGAAAATGCACTTTGATTCAGAATCGTCGCCGGGTTTTGCCATCGGGCGTGTTGCCTATCTGATCCGTTCAGCAATGGCTGCCGTGCTGAAGAGTGCCGGTTGGCCGTTTTCGCCAGAGGAAACGCAGACGCTGATCACTCTGCTAGACGCGGGTAAACCGCTAAGCATGAACGAGCTGGCATCCCTGATGATTCGTGATCCGACGACCGTGAAGCGGCAACTGGACCGCCTTGTCGAACAGAAGTTTGCCCGGCGCAGCGAATCGAGTGAAGACGCTCGGATCGTGATGATCGCATTGACTCGCCGCGGAGAACAGAAGCTTCAAACCGTCCTTCCCCTATTAGACGACTTGCGAAAGACCACATTGAAGGGCATTTCGAAATCGGAACTGGACGCGACGCAGAAAGTACTGCGGAAGATGCAAACGAACCTGACCAACCCCATTTCAAAGGACTAGTCGCATGAAAACTCTGATCGCTACTCTCTGCCTGTTCGCAACCACCGCCAGCGTTGCCAACGGGCAAACGCAAGTAGATCCTGAGATCGCACTCAGGATGCTGAACGCTCAACAACAACAGTTCGAACGGGGGATCGTCCAAGTTGCCGATAATGTCTTCACGGCTGTCGGATTCCATGGCGCCAACACTTCCATGATTGTCGGAACCGACGGTGTCATCATCGTTGACACGCTGAAAGGGCCCGCAAGTGCCGCGGTTGCATACCAAGCCTTTCGACAGTACAGCGACAAACCTGTGAAGGCGATCATCTACACTCACAGCCACGGCGATCACATCGGTGGAGCCAGCGCGTTCGTCGGAGATCAGATGCCCGACATCTACGGCACCGAGAACTTCGGGTCGGCTGAAGGTGTCACCAAGGCGGCCGGTCCGATCAAGCAGAAGCGAAATGTGCGTCAGTTTGGTCGGAACCTTTCACCCATGGAGAGCACCAACCGCGGGGTTGCTCCGTCCGGGACCATCGATGACGACGGCGGAAACGGGTTCCTTCCGCCAACCATCACGGTCCCCAACACTGGTCTCAAAACGACGATCGCTGGTGTCGAGATTGAATTCCATCTCGGCCCAGGTGAGACGGACGATGCCATGTTCATCTGGCTCCCCAAGCAGAAGGTGCTATTCTCCGGAGACAATTTCTACAGCTCGTTTCCCAACCTGTATGCCATTCGCGGCACAGCCTATCGCGATGTACTGAGCTGGTCGGAAAGCGTCGCCAAGATGGCGGAATTTCAACCGCAATCTTTGGTTCCTGGCCACACCTTGCCGATCCAAGGTCAATCTGCGTCTGTCACCGCGCTCACCGATTACAGCGAAGCGATCCGAAGTGTGTACGACCAAACCGTTCGAGGCATCAATCAGGGCAAAGGCCCTGACCAGCTTGCACACGAAGTCAAATTGCCTAAGCGTTTCAAGGACAAACCGTACTTGATTGAGTTTTACGGATCGGTACCCCATGCTGTCCGAGCAATCTATTCAGGTCTGTTGGGTTGGTACGACGGGAACCCGACGACGTTGAGTCCCATGGAACCCAAGCTGAAAGCGCAGAAGATTGCCGAACTCGCTGGTGGAACTCAAGAGTTGACCGAGCGGATGAACGCTGCACTGGACCAGCAAGACTTCCAATGGGCATTAGAGTTGTCGGATCATCTGAAATGGCTTGACGACGGCGACCGCAAACTGGCCCGCAACGTGAAGATTCAATCGCTCAGAGGCCTAGCGGCAAGAGAGTACAACGCGCCGAACCGGAACTACTACCTCAGCTACGCCAACGAACTCGAATCCGGCGAGTTGAGCGAACTGTGGTTCTAGTGAGCGGCGAAGCTGATGAGGTTCATCGCTACTAACAGTCCAGCGTTTGCCGATCGTCGCCTAGACTGCCGAACTCTGCTCTGAATCGGACAACCGATTCGGAACACGAACAACCGGCTGATTGGTGGACGCTGCCAGTTCGACGATCTCGGCGGCTTTCACAACGCCTCCGCCACGCTCGATGGCAGCTTGCATTCTGCTTGCGTTCGTTCGATAAGTCGGATCGTGCAGGACTTTCGAAATCGCGTTCCGGAGTTTGAAAACCGACACCGCATGTTCCCATGAATGGTTTCCAAACTGGCATAGACGAGTGGCTGATCAGTCAGACGATCGAAAGGGAATTCGGATTGCGGTCGACCAACATCGCTGTGAAACGGTCCCGTGAAGTGGAACCAATCGGGAAGGTCCTCGCGCGGAATTTCCAACTCGGCCGGCTGCTGGCTGCTTTGTGCGAGCTTGGTAAATCGATCGTTCGCAGCATTGCGCACAGGCAGATTCCCCCGTCTTCGATCGTCATCAATCGGCTGCAACACGGGCGTTGGCAACGAGCGATCAATCAGTGTCGCGATTCAAGTCATCTCGCCCCCGCCGCGCAGCGGTTTGCAGGGGAGAGAATTAACGACAGGGGGAAGAAATAGCGACATTCCTCGATCGCTCGTTGCTTAGCACTCGCCTAGCGATTCGATATCCGATTCGATATCCGATTCAATATCCGATTCGATTCCGCACCCGCCCCAAGAACGACGGGTTGTAGTGCCAGGACGTAAATAGCGAAGGTACCCGATCGTTTCGGTTCAGGATGACAACGCTGCAAAGATTCACGAAAGGAATACTAAGGAAGTCGGAAACGAACCCGGCCTCGGGAGCCGCTTGGTCAACCATCAAAGCGTCCACGCCCGATCGACGCAAAAGGTCGGGACCATCACGCAAAACACGTTGGCGGCTTCGTTGAATGACGGGACCGTGTAGGCCAAAACCGCCCACCCGCCAGCCCCCTAGCCCAATTGCGAGAGAATCGTGAGGTGTAGCGACGGGCCCGTGGCATTGGAGTGTTTCGGAACGCGGCCACGCCGAGCTAGATTTCCTGGATGATGTCGATTCGATCCAACCGCCAATAACAGTAATAGACACCGAATCGCTAGGAAAGGATTTCTGTATCGGGCAGTCCCGCACGCAGCGCCTCTACGCCTTGCGATGTTAGCTGCGTGTTTGCAACGTCAATGTAGCTGAGATTCATTCCAACCAGGATGGGGACCGATGCGTCTGTGATGTTCGTCCCGCACAAGTTCAGTCGAGTGAGTTGACGGAGTCCTGCGATCAGCTCGATTGCACGATCGGAAACACCTGTCTCCCAGAAACTGATCCCCTCAAGATTCGGAAGAGCCAGCAGCGGATCGACATCGGCGTCGGCTATCTCCAATTTGTTGAAATCGACATCGACGATATCCTCGTTCGGGATTTCCTGTCGGCTTCGGAAAGGTTCGCCCAGAAACGTGTAGCGAACCCCTCGGTCCGTCAAAGCGATCAAAGTAGCATCCATCGAATCGTTCTCCGTGCTAAAGCACTGGGACGTGCACCTTACCAAATAACAATTCACCGCACCGTCACGGCGAAAGCACGACCTTTTCGATCGACTTTGGCTATAAAAAGAATCGCACGTTCGTGCGTCAAATCTCCGACTTCACCAGCATGGGGGAATGTCCAGTGCCCTTCTTTGCGGATTCCAATTCTTCGTAGCGCTTGCTTGCCGTGCCGAGCAAGGTTCCTGCAGCACCGCCGAAGGGAGTTGGGCACGTCCGATTCGGTTGCTGAAACAATACGCTTCGAACGTGTCCTAGGCTTCCACCTGGGGTGCCGCCTTGTTCTCAGGCCGGCAGCCTAGGCTACGCCAAATCAGCACAACGAACCATGGCGCGAACTCGATCCAGGTAACGATGAAGTCAAAGAACGCGGCTCCTGTGTACGGAGTTCCCAATACCGCAGTGGTCGGGAAGTGATAGTCCAGCCAAAACCGCAGATAGTAAATCAAGACGAGACCGCTGACGGCGATCCATGCGCGGCCTCTGGCAAACGGCAACAGCGGTAGGGCCCAGGTCCAATACCATGGATTCAATGTCGGGCAGAGGAGCCAAAACCAAGCGATCGTCAGAAATGCCGCTTCACAAATACTCGCGGCATCCTTCCCGGCGGTTCGCCAGGCGAGAGTGATCGCCACGACAAAGAAGATGAACGCGGTGATCCCACGCGCGATCATGAAGGGAGCTTCGCCAGGAGCGATGTTAAACCGAGTCGCAACTGAATTTACTAGCCTTTCGCGAACCAAATCGGGCATCACCGTGAACCAGGCGGTTTCATGGGGACCAAGCTGTGCCGTCGGCTTGATGTTCTCGACGATGATCAGGAATAGGAAATCATTCATTTCCCAGCGTCGGAGAAACGTTACCACGCCAAGACTGGGGTCATGAACTTGCGTTTGATCCGAATTCGATCTTCCGCCAGGTACCATCGCCGAGAGTAAAACCGCGGTCGTCAAAGCAAATGCGAATGCCGGACCGACGGTGAATCGCCAGCCCAAATTCTTCGCAAGTGAGAAGAAAACGAGCGGGGCAAGGATGATCGGGTAAAGCTTCGCACCCACCGCGAACGCGAGCACAACGCTGGCCAGCATCACGTAGCCTAGGCTTCCAACCTGGGTTCTTCGGTGGTTGCCGTGCCCAGGTCGGAACTCTAGGCCACGGACGAACAAGTACAGACCGAGTGTGGTCAAGAACACGGCGATCGCGTCCAAATGCCCACTGTTGGCAACCTCTTTCATCAGTAGCGGACACCAAGCATAGATCACGCAAAGTTCGACCGGTTTCGCACATCGACGAAGAAGGCCAATCACGACGAACAGCGTCGCGATGTCGAACCCGATCAACCACGCCTTCATGATGATCACGCGCGTCAACACGGATGACGAGTTTGGCGTTGTAAGATTGGCTGCTGCGAATACGGCTTGACTTGTCGGCGGATAGATCGTCGGCAATTCCGGAAAATGAACCCGATGCAATATTTCTTCGAGCACCGGATCATGGTCACGCAGATCAGCCAATCGCGACAGATCGTCATCCCCGTTCGGCGCTAGGTCGGCCAAACTCACTTGCGCCGGACTGTAACGAAACGGACTGACGCCGGCGGTGCTGACGGCTCCGTCCCAGAGGTAGCGATAGATATCGACTTCTTGGATGGGCAACGTGAACAGCATCACCACGCGAAACACGATCGCCGATCCAACTACCAGTTTCAGCATCCGCGCACTATGTCGCGTCCGCCATGCGATCCGAATCG
Protein-coding regions in this window:
- a CDS encoding nitroreductase family protein, whose product is MQVKDAIFNRRAVKHFDADHKMTAAEETELLETTIQAPTSFNIQHWRFVILRDPDLRAKIRKDFGNDQAQMTDASLLVLFTADMKAWQKDPARYFANAPKDVAEMLVNWMGPFHDGREWLQRDEAQRSIGIAMQTMMLAAQGMGYQSCPMIGFDIEEVAKLIHLPDDHVMGPMVAIGKGTKEAWPKPGQLPLDEVVIENGF
- a CDS encoding MarR family winged helix-turn-helix transcriptional regulator, which codes for MHFDSESSPGFAIGRVAYLIRSAMAAVLKSAGWPFSPEETQTLITLLDAGKPLSMNELASLMIRDPTTVKRQLDRLVEQKFARRSESSEDARIVMIALTRRGEQKLQTVLPLLDDLRKTTLKGISKSELDATQKVLRKMQTNLTNPISKD
- a CDS encoding alkyl/aryl-sulfatase; this translates as MKTLIATLCLFATTASVANGQTQVDPEIALRMLNAQQQQFERGIVQVADNVFTAVGFHGANTSMIVGTDGVIIVDTLKGPASAAVAYQAFRQYSDKPVKAIIYTHSHGDHIGGASAFVGDQMPDIYGTENFGSAEGVTKAAGPIKQKRNVRQFGRNLSPMESTNRGVAPSGTIDDDGGNGFLPPTITVPNTGLKTTIAGVEIEFHLGPGETDDAMFIWLPKQKVLFSGDNFYSSFPNLYAIRGTAYRDVLSWSESVAKMAEFQPQSLVPGHTLPIQGQSASVTALTDYSEAIRSVYDQTVRGINQGKGPDQLAHEVKLPKRFKDKPYLIEFYGSVPHAVRAIYSGLLGWYDGNPTTLSPMEPKLKAQKIAELAGGTQELTERMNAALDQQDFQWALELSDHLKWLDDGDRKLARNVKIQSLRGLAAREYNAPNRNYYLSYANELESGELSELWF